The genome window TTTTCAATTTTACATCTCCAGAAAAAGTTTTCAATTTCTTAAAAGAGAGTGGCTTAGAAGAGCTTTTTATAAAAAAAGATATTAAAAATTTAGCAACTTGTAGCGGAAACCCTCGCCATTTATGGCGGGGATAAAAGCGGACTTATGCTATAATTTAAATTCATAATTACTAATATATATTTATATTAATAACTAAAGCGAAAACCAAACTTATAGTTTTAAATATATTAATTATTGATGCGGTAGGAAGTACCGTCAAAGCCTTTTTATATTCAAACAATGGTTTGGAGTTTCTAGGAAGCCTCACCCTTTAGGGTGGGGTGCTTCACTTGATTATGTTTTTGGTGTTGAAGTTGGTTTGGATACAAATGCTCGAAAAAATCGTGTTGGAAAAAATATGCAATTAACAATCTCTAAAATATTCAAGAAAAACTCTATCAATTTTAAAGAAGAGGTTGAAATCTCTAAATTTCCAGAGATAACTTCAATGGGAGTTGATTTAAAAATATTTGATTTTGTAATAGAAAAAGAAAAAATAACATATTTAATCGAAGTCAATTTTTATAACAGTGGTGGTTCAAAATTAAACGAAGTTGCAAGAGCATGCACAGATATTGCTCCAAAAATTGATAAATATGACAATTATAAATTTGTTTGGATTACCGACGGACAAGGTTGGTTATCTGCAAAAAATAAACTTGAAGAGGCTTTTAATAACATACCCCATCTATACAATTTAAATAGTTTAGAGAGCTTTCTTCAAAAGGTGAAAAATGAGATTTAACTGCTCACCAGTTGTGAAATGGGTTGGAGGAAAACGACAACTTTTAGGAGAGATTGAGAAGCGAATTCCAAAATTTGAGAGATATTTTGAACCATTTATCGGAGGCGGTGCAACTCTTTTTAATTTTCAACCAAAAGATAGTTTTATTTCCGATATAAATGGAGACTTGATAAATCTCTATAAAACTGTTCGAGATTTTCCAGAAGAGTTAATTGAAAGTTTGAAAATTCATCAAAACAGTCCAGAATATTTTTATGAAATACGAAATTTAGATCGTTCTGAAAACTTTAAAAATTTATCAAATGTAGAAAAAGCTAGTAGATTTTTATATCTAAATAAAAGTGGTTTTAACGGACTTTATCGAGTAAATAGTCGAGGTGAATTCAATGTTCCGTTTGGAAAATATAAAAATCCTGTTTATGCTATTCCAGAAAATATCCGAGAGTGTAGTCGTTTTTTAAAGAGTGTCAAAATCAAACATGGGGATTTTGAACTTTTTAGAGATGAAATTCAAAAAGGAGATTTTTTCTATTTAGATCCGCCATATTTTCCTGTTTCAAAAACATCAAATTTTGTTTCATACACAAAAGAGAGTTTCAATTTTGATGACCAAAAACGATTACTAAATTTCTTAAAATTGGTAGATAAAAAAGGTGGAAAATTTCTTCTTTCAAATTCATATTCTGATGAGGTTTTAGAATTCTATAAAGATTTTAAAATTGATATTGTTGAAGCTGGTAGATCGATAAATAGCAAAGGTAATAAACGGGGAAAAGTCCGTGAAATCTTAGTTCTAAACTACAAATAAAAATATGTGAAAGTGGTATTGAATTGTGCTTAAACTTACTTTAAGTATTCTTGATGAAGCTCTTTGCCTGACATTTTCACCGTAGGATCTGTAAATAAATTCTTTTTCAGCATCAAATAATCTTGAATATTGTTTATATTTTCTTATTGTCTTCATTGCGAAATTTTAGCAATTAGGTCAGTAGCTTTTCTGAACTTTTGAAATTTAGTTTTTAGGGCGAAGTTTTTTATTTTTTGTTTGGAATTCCGCCCGAATGGACGGAAAAGGAGGTTTAAAAAGATTAACTAGCTGGTGCAGTCTCTTTTGTAGAAATGATTGAAGAAGGGATAACTTTTTTATAAACACCTCTTACAACACCACCCATTGCAGCAGCAGGAGCAAAACCAAAAGCATAACCTTGGCAAACTTTACCAGCAAGGTAAGTTAAACCGTCTTTAGCACCTTCGCCAAAAATACTTTGACCAAATGCATCACCGATAACTTCACCAGCTTTTGTTTTACCTTTTGTTTCAGCAACTTCTAATTGACCTTTAAATCCGTCAATAAGACTTGTAATAAAGTTTGTTCCACCTTCGTATTGTGCAGAAATTACACTGTAATCTGTATTGTTCTCAGCCATCTTAGTTTCCTTTGTTTCTTCTTTTTTTGTCTCAACTACTGGAGTTTCAACTTTTTCTTGTTTTTTAGCTTCAGTTTTCACTTCCACTTTTTCTGTTTTAGCTTCGACTTTCGGAGTTTCAACTTTAGCTTCTGTTTTTACTTCTGCTTTAGGAGTCTCTTTAGTTTCCACTTTTGTCTCAACTACTGGAGTCTCAACTTTAACTTCTTGTTTTTTTTCAGTGGTTTTAACTGATTTTGCACTGTTATTAACAGGCTTTGATTCTTGTTTAGGAGCTTTATTCTTGTTTGTAACTTTATTATTACTGTTTTTAGAAGGTTCAACCACGACAATAACCTCAAGTAATTTATTTCGATAATTTATTATCGAGTAGAATTATATAGATAAGTTTATTAAATTAAGATTAAACTGTGGCTTATAACTTGATTACTTTTAAATAATAAACCACTTTTTAAGAGTGAAAACTTTAACTCCACCAAACTCTATTTCCGAAATATTGGAAAAGTGATGTTTCTCAAAAAGTTCAACAATTTCATCTTTTGAAAGTTTGGAAAAGAGAATTAGGTATCGATTTTTTTGAAGAACTCGAGAAATTTCAGAAATTGAATCCATCCAGCCATCACCATCAAGAACGATATTTTCAAAATCTTCACCCGCAAAAGGAAAACGACGACCAAGATTTTTTGACAAATCAACTCCTTCCGAAAGTCGATCATCTGCAATTTCAGAAACTAATTTTCCGACCTCATCGCTAGAGATAAATCCAAAGTTACTATTTGGCTCATCGATCAAAATATTTTCAAGAATCTGTTTCAAACAGTCTCCTTTTTCTCCTATTCTAGCAAATGCTAAAATTTCAAAAAGAGGAAATTGTAAAATGAGAATCGGAATTATCGGAGCAATGCGAGAGGAAATCGAACCAATTTTAGAGAAAGTTGGCGATTTTCAAAAAATAGAATATGCAAAAAATATCTACTATCAAGCAACTTTTGGCGAACACGAACTTTTTATCGTATATTCAAAAATTGGAAAAGTCTTTTCAACAGTTACCGCAACTG of Thiovulum sp. ES contains these proteins:
- a CDS encoding DNA adenine methylase Dam (PFAM: D12 class N6 adenine-specific DNA methyltransferase~TIGRFAM: DNA adenine methylase (dam)) encodes the protein MRFNCSPVVKWVGGKRQLLGEIEKRIPKFERYFEPFIGGGATLFNFQPKDSFISDINGDLINLYKTVRDFPEELIESLKIHQNSPEYFYEIRNLDRSENFKNLSNVEKASRFLYLNKSGFNGLYRVNSRGEFNVPFGKYKNPVYAIPENIRECSRFLKSVKIKHGDFELFRDEIQKGDFFYLDPPYFPVSKTSNFVSYTKESFNFDDQKRLLNFLKLVDKKGGKFLLSNSYSDEVLEFYKDFKIDIVEAGRSINSKGNKRGKVREILVLNYK
- a CDS encoding DpnII restriction endonuclease (PFAM: DpnII restriction endonuclease), with product MQLTISKIFKKNSINFKEEVEISKFPEITSMGVDLKIFDFVIEKEKITYLIEVNFYNSGGSKLNEVARACTDIAPKIDKYDNYKFVWITDGQGWLSAKNKLEEAFNNIPHLYNLNSLESFLQKVKNEI